From the genome of Bacteroidota bacterium, one region includes:
- a CDS encoding UDP-2,3-diacylglucosamine diphosphatase produces MKNHYRTIIISDVHLGTKDSKAKEVVRFLKANTCDKLIMNGDIIDGWRLK; encoded by the coding sequence ATAAAAAACCATTACCGGACCATTATCATTTCTGACGTACATTTAGGAACCAAGGATTCCAAGGCCAAAGAAGTCGTGCGTTTCCTCAAAGCCAACACCTGCGATAAGCTGATTATGAACGGCGACATCATTGATGGCTGGAGGCTTAAA